Below is a genomic region from Osmia bicornis bicornis chromosome 3, iOsmBic2.1, whole genome shotgun sequence.
GGCAATCGTTGATATGCTGATGACTTTCATCGTCATCTGAACTTGAGTCGTCGCTAGAACTATGAATGATGACAATCTATGAAATTAACTTTCAAACGATTGTATccattttaattgaaatccAACACTACCTTGCACTCGATGTTGTGCTGCTGGTGCTACTTTGCCCAGTCATAGAAggatttttcatatttaaatttttatttccagtTTCTTCCCTTCTTCTACCTGGTCGTACTCGTACTGCAAATGGACTAAAACTCGTTGTGAAATGTGGCATAAAATCTCTTACCGAATGGCTAATTTGATATGCATAAACTTCAGAAAGTAGAGATAATTCGTATGGTCTACggaaaacaattttcaaatatgaattaagtcatttctttttttattaactatGCGTACAGTTGCTTTTTTTTATACGAGTGGTACCTATGATAATCGTAGTAAACATCGATCATTTCTTCCATCGAATTTTGTACTTGTATCATTTCCAAACAAGATTTTGTTACTTCGTTCAATGCATAAGGAAGACATTTTAATACATTCGTGTCCCACCATTGAGTTAGGAGTTTTGTTCTCCGATAATATTGACAAGCGGGTTTGTGATGAAGATAATAATCTGTTAAAAGTTCCCAAATAGGTGGTTTCCCTTCCTCGGGTATAAATAAACCTGTGAAAAGTAGTTTTAGTTATAGATTTGATTAAAAGCTTACTTTTACTTACTTCGTACTTACTTCGTTTGGTTACTAATTTGCTTAcctaagaataaattaattgtatgTTGTTTTTCTTGATCGCTAAAGGTGTTACTATAATATCTGCTCAGGGTCTGCATAATGTCATTACCTTGACTAGTCCATGGTGCAGTTTTTCTAAATcataaatgaaatatcttTTCACTGTTGTTAtaaatatattgttattacaacTTTACCTGTAAGTTTTTATTCTGTGCACTAATTGAGAACCACCGTATTGTAATGCTAATGTATCACCATGATCTTCGTATAACTCCTCTAACATTCTTACACAATCCGAATCAAATTCTAATTTAGGAGATTCCAGTACCCCTAAAGCACATAACTGGAATCCCAAGGCACATTTTCCTATCGCAAATTGAGCTGTATTCGTACGATCTAAACAATCTACACAGTTTGTTCTAATAATTCCAGTCTGTAATGTACCTCTTTTACCAAAGCATTGTCttactttattttcaatacaatttaattcgTTATACTTATTTTCTGTAGAAAGTTTAGAACCAATATTATATTTGTcagataaattttcatttattacatttctcgAACTTTGAATATTACATGCACTATTTGATAATATAGAATTTAGATTTGTTCTGTGAggttttttaatataattagaTTGAGAAAGAAACAGATTTCTCTGACTGTAATATGGATTTTGTGACTGAAAAATACTCGTTTTCAAAACGGCATTATATGCTATATTACCTAATCGTGCCATAACATTGACTTTCTTcctatataaataaaatataatgttatacCGTTATACAATTTCTTTCTGTTCCCTCATATTTTCAAgttaattacaatataattataGTCGTACCTTTTATTCATTCGAGCCATATCAAAACTTATATACTGAATATGATGTTCCGGTGGTagaaattgatttaaatatttaacagCCATGCTTAGTTCTTCGCTTAGCGTGCTCTCATGTTTTTTCTTCTCACGTTTTTTAACAAGATTAAGAATTATAATTGGAGAACCATACCTCTTTAGTAACTGATTAAAATGTGCACCtgagatttttaaatatatattttgataACAAATATGAAGACTATTTGATCATTTTTTAAGCTCTTCACCTGCTGTTTCTACATAGGGATCAGCCAAATCACAAGTAATAGTAGGTTTAGGAACCATTTTACTAACATCTTGACTCCAATGTCCAGGGACTGATCCACGCATTTGAACAAAAGTACTAAACCGACCTTTGCTTAAAGAACTTACTCCAGAATCGTGTACAATTTGCTCCGTTTCTACTTCATTAGCTACATCTCCCTGGATTCATAAAACTTTATCTTAATGTTAAATGATTGTTAAAGTGGAAGTCGAAAATGATTGATGTACTTACTTACATCAAAATTTGCGCCACGTTTCAAAAATCTGGTACCTGCATATTTATTACTTCTTCTGGCAATAATAGTTACATACATCGATCGTCCAAAAATACTAACATTTGATTGACCAATAAAACCATGTATAACGTATAAAACCCAGTCACGATATAAATCTTTCTCTACTGGTTTCAACAGATGAGAATTCCACACAAATCGACGATGCGGATTACTTCGTAAACCATAATCAACATGTTTTTCTGTATTActaaaaaatcattaaatgtAATACTGAACTAAATAACAAACTTTATTTTAGTTTAATTATCAAAACGACAAACCTGTTGGTCtgataattctttttaaattcccaCATATTGAAAAAGTCTTCTGCATCTTCGGtctcattatttaaattcttgTTATCAGTAGTAAAAATATCAGATTTAATATGTTTCGGCGGAGTCATATTACTTTGTAATGTATGCGTTAAGTCATACGAATAACTAAAGTAAAAGTTACTACTAAGATCTATActttgaaacatttttacGTATCTTTGTTCGTCCGGATGAAAAACACGAACATTGTCGTTTGGAATATAAATCATTGAAGTATcttctattttatatattgtatgaTGACCAATTACAGCTACTTTACGGCGTTTCGTGactaatattatataatatccTTCCAAAAAACGTACAAACCCTAGCAAAAAGGATATTTAACTATTATATTAAGATACTTTCATCAAAATCAGTAAACCCAgtcataatatattttaacatGTACTTAATATGCTTGAAACttatataatgaaatattttcattaacattTAATGAATCGTGAAAATATGTAACATGCTTATCTCTATAATTAGGTAAAATGACATGCAAATATGATGAAAATTACATCATGCTAAAAACATACGCATCCTGTAATGTTTTACGCATGGTATGTTTATATCTGATGTAATATCTAACACTGAATCCTATTCGATATGGTATTTCCAATTTAATAACTTAGCACAGAGATGTCACAGAGAATGACCAATGACATATTCAAGCCATATTACTATTACATTTACTATGTTAATCTTGTTTAATCTTTAATAATatagtattatttaattatagtTACTATTACAAGTTGAAAAATCCttattaaattgttttaattgcaaatatagaatatttaattttgaatattaaacTCGATGGTCCTTACCAAGAAGACCAAAAGCTGGTACTAGTCGAGGAAAAGTATCTCTCTGCCACATCGTTTTCCAGGTGAATTTAGTTTGAGTTGGTTTGTGCAATGGTTTTTGATATTTTTGGTGTTCAGATGCTTCTGATACACCACTGTCAGATGTAGGTTCTTTGTAAGTGTTGCCTTTGTTAGCAAGCAAATATAAGGATACTAAGTTTTGTATAAGGTTTAGCAATAAAATTTTGTGCTTAGTATTGTAAACATGCAATTAGAAAGTAAAAAAACATGCAGAACtgataaaattcaattataccTCTAACAGCACtatatgataataaaaaaaaaaaaaaaatatatatatatatataacgtATCATAACAGTATGCGTacaattatacatatatacgtaTTCGtgattatacaaaaatttgaatatgTCATATATTATTATAGAGAAACATCTACATGCATTTAtagtttataatattaaaaattttaagaaacgtACATTAACATTACTTACCAACAATACCAAAAGCTGAAACAATTCTTGCAACTCCACCAACATTGTTTCTTTGTCCAGCTCGGGTACGGTTGCCCATGTCTATCATATTTACAAGATCTTTTATCTCATCCTGTGTATATTCTCGTTTATCATCTACAACAACTAATTCTTTCGGTTCCATGCGATCAATTTTTAACACTCGGAACCGTGTTAAAGTATTGTTTGAACCcatcaaataaaatttctgcAACAGAATTGTTTTCAAAACTATGTCTTTTACCGCTTCGTTAATTCATTATGATCTTACAGATTTCGTTTCATAAAGTGCGATTTTTTGAATTGAAGAAATAATTGGATGAAAAACCACAGTTGGAACTATATTTTCATCCATTttgaaataatacaattatataGAAATACTacttgtatattttatttgtatgtatatttttacAACTGACAATTACGTCGGGAGTTGTCACTTGTCATCACCATCCTATATAGATAGATCCATCCACCTATTTATATATACGTATAGATCGTTGAGCGCGCACGAAAACGCTAGCAAAAAGAAAGTTTCAAGCTACGTCGGTATTTCAGAACATGAAACATGGTCACATCTATTCTAAATACATAATACCTTGTCTGTGGTTTTGTCATACTGTCCTCCgacgttttaattttttgtcgtgtactttgaattaaaaaaatataaattatacagAGGTAGTCAACGATAGTATTAGCTTCAACTTTCATCAATTCGATCAGGTGAGAATCAGCatttttttcgaattttttaaatcatcgtAAACAAAATAAgtgatttaaaatttaaagagtcTGGCATGACGGGGTAGTGGGGGTGGTGTACGATTGCACTTGTCTGCATATTATTACTTATAAGTAAGTTATGCCCAAAgtagtaaatataatttcgaTCGTAATCTTTAGTTGTCATTAGGATAAAAATTACGAGCTGATAATGGGTAATGCGGGAAGTAATCAACCGGTTGGACATCATCATAGTAGCAGCACTAGCAGAGAACATCGTCATATCAAAGAACATCCTCCACCTTCACCAGGAAAAGAAGGCCAAGCTTTTGTCTTTGATAAAAAACCAAGCCAAAAATTAGTTTTTCAATCCTCTCATGAGGAAGAAGAACCCTATTTTGCAAAGGTACTTTCTGTGGACtgaattgaatgaaaattttcaagaaaatatttctactTGAAAAACGTATCGTGTTTGTTATCTACAGACAGCTGCTCAGCATGACGGAGAAGATTTTGGTTCTCAACGTCCACGTTCCAATACTGTATCGGAAGGGACCAAAGTAGCAGATAGCAAAGTATTACCGACAGTTTTCAAATGGGAAGGGGGTGGTAAACAGGTATATATCAGTGGAACATTTACCGGATGGAAAACATTGCCAATGGTTAAAAGCCATGGTGATTTTGTAACAATCATTGACTTACCAGAGGGAGAACATCAATACAAGTTTTTTGTTGATGGTGAATGGAGACACGATCCAGATATAGTAagttttttcaattataaccAGTATAAAAATGTTGTAGGATCGTTATATGTTTTTTCAACATTTcctttttatagaaaattgttGATAACGGTATGGGTTCTAAGAATAATTTAGTATCTGTAAGAAAATCTGACTTTGAAGTTTTCCAAGCACTAGCAAAAGATAGCGAAGGTGTTATTAGTAGTGCTCAAACAGAATATGGTCAAGAAATTCCTCCTCACAAGCCTTGGGAGAAAGTAGCAGGTCCTCCGATATTACCACCACACTTACTACAAGTTATCCTTAATAAGGATACCCCTTTATCCGTAAGTAgacgaataaaaaatatgagtAAAGTTCTtgattcattaaaaaattacacaaTTACAGTGTGAACCGACGCTTCTACCAGAACCAAATCACGTTATGTTAAATCATTTATATGCCTTAAGTATTAAAGATAGCGTTATGGTTTTGTCTGCGACGCATCGTTATCGTAAAAAGTACGTTACCACTTTACTGTATAAACCAATTTGAAGCTCCTAAGTCATTCCCGATATTATCGGTAATCGTTAGTTACATCGAATTAAagcatatatacatatattgtagGTAAGGTGAAGTATTgacgtttaaaaaaaaaaaaaaaataacatttggAAATTGGCAGTTGTTGTAAACAATTTGTTGtatttgaaatgtaaaatactgtaattattatttattaaaatgaaatattttgcattaGATATCTGACATATATTGAGTCacttttattatacatatatatttaaacCATGTTATTTGTTATTTCTGTTAATTTGGCATATGGCGGTTCGGATCGTGTTCTAAGAAAGTATGTTCCAGTAGCCGTTTGTCTAACATGCTCTCCCATTAACACAGTTTTAGTCTGGTCACAACTGCCTTGCATAAATTGATCCCAAGTATCGCATTTATGTGCCGTAAATCCTACTTTAGAGCCAATACTTTCACTGAAATACACATAGGCTCGACCATGACTACACGATTctgtatagaaaaaaaaaaaaaaagaaaagaaaagaaaaaagtcgTGTATCAGTACTTGTTGAAATATCATACCAATTACAATATTACCTATTACTTCCGGTAAACAACAACAACCAGGTTGAACTGCTGTTCCTGCGTTTGGATAGAAATCCACGCTACCTAAAGGTTGCAAAAACCCTAACACTCCACCACAGGAATGAATAATATCGACAAACGCCGCGTCTGTAGAATCTAATCGAGTTTTATCGGATGTAAGTAAATGAAATCCAGGTAAAGCAGGATCCAAACCGGTTATTCTTCCTAACTTACCGGAAGTTATCGAACTTCCGGCATTTCCAGCTACGTGGGCTCCAAGTGAATGACcttaataatatacaataacaGTTACGATATAACGTTTAATCATATCTTCAACTAATTATAGCATTAATCCGTACCAAGAAAATGAATATCTTTGGTTTTGACACCAGTTTCAACGACTAAAAAGTCAATAAATTCAGCGGCCGTTTTTCCTACTCTTTCTGTATTACGCATTGGTCCCAGATAAAACGTGCTCGCAGCCAGAGGTTGCCAGTCAACCAAAATGACATTATAATcattgtattttaaatattctatgtCATTGTAACAGGCATTAAAATCTGTTGTTTGTTTAACATAGAATTTCTAAGAAATTATAACAAAGTTTCAATACCTTCTTTCATGTTGAGAAGGCCAGTGCTCATTGCGCTCGACTTCCACCCGTGTGTTATCAATTTTGTTTTTCGAGAGGGATTGAAATCAGATTTCGATAATCCCATAGTATCGTTCGTATGCAATTGAGTACCATTTTCTGGACCAGATCTTCAAGCACATTgataattttaagaaattccACAACATATTCTTTTTTCaagtatatgtataattataaaatgattgaTTACCGAGTGTAAAGGATATAAGAGATTTGCGATTCGTCAAAAATTCCTCGTATATCTTCTTCGGTTTCTTTTAATACTGCTACTTGTGGTTGATCGTTTCCATCAGGCATAAAAATCCAGTCTTCTCCATATCCATCGTATCTTTCTTGTAAACCGCTATTCCACGCTTGACAGTAATtacataaaacaataaatagtACTGTACAAATTTCCAATGAGTTTATTACAGACATTTTTCCGTTTGTAAAGGCCACAAACAAGCGTTAcagtatttaaaaagaatgctaaaaaataattacaaaattatttagacACGTGAATTAAATCGTCAATTTCTCTTAATTGGATGACGAAAACTGCAAGGCCCGAACCTTCTTATAAACCCTGACAATATCGTAACGAACATTGCTGGAGACTCACGCGACGGCCCAGTTTACGCTATTTTATCTTTAACACAG
It encodes:
- the LOC114876073 gene encoding polyphosphoinositide phosphatase isoform X2 — its product is MDENIVPTVVFHPIISSIQKIALYETKSKFYLMGSNNTLTRFRVLKIDRMEPKELVVVDDKREYTQDEIKDLVNMIDMGNRTRAGQRNNVGGVARIVSAFGIVGFVRFLEGYYIILVTKRRKVAVIGHHTIYKIEDTSMIYIPNDNVRVFHPDEQRYVKMFQSIDLSSNFYFSYSYDLTHTLQSNMTPPKHIKSDIFTTDNKNLNNETEDAEDFFNMWEFKKNYQTNSNTEKHVDYGLRSNPHRRFVWNSHLLKPVEKDLYRDWVLYVIHGFIGQSNVSIFGRSMYVTIIARRSNKYAGTRFLKRGANFDGDVANEVETEQIVHDSGVSSLSKGRFSTFVQMRGSVPGHWSQDVSKMVPKPTITCDLADPYVETAGAHFNQLLKRYGSPIIILNLVKKREKKKHESTLSEELSMAVKYLNQFLPPEHHIQYISFDMARMNKRKKVNVMARLGNIAYNAVLKTSIFQSQNPYYSQRNLFLSQSNYIKKPHRTNLNSILSNSACNIQSSRNVINENLSDKYNIGSKLSTENKYNELNCIENKVRQCFGKRGTLQTGIIRTNCVDCLDRTNTAQFAIGKCALGFQLCALGVLESPKLEFDSDCVRMLEELYEDHGDTLALQYGGSQLVHRIKTYRKTAPWTSQGNDIMQTLSRYYSNTFSDQEKQHTINLFLGLFIPEEGKPPIWELLTDYYLHHKPACQYYRRTKLLTQWWDTNVLKCLPYALNEVTKSCLEMIQVQNSMEEMIDVYYDYHRPYELSLLSEVYAYQISHSVRDFMPHFTTSFSPFAVRVRPGRRREETGNKNLNMKNPSMTGQSSTSSTTSSASSSDDSSSDDDESHQHINDCHLTTSKESSEFTSFETLFPSMKEVYGTQPEYPKRNDVILYKKFVLIGRNATYPSDYMKLRSKLIQQASFPETTTAVVTLPVVKKSSINIYEEYVERAKTGGSIPNANDINLYETYTKQHRLLKKSICSY
- the LOC114876073 gene encoding polyphosphoinositide phosphatase isoform X3; translation: MDENIVPTVVFHPIISSIQKIALYETKSKFYLMGSNNTLTRFRVLKIDRMEPKELVVVDDKREYTQDEIKDLVNMIDMGNRTRAGQRNNVGGVARIVSAFGIVGNTYKEPTSDSGVSEASEHQKYQKPLHKPTQTKFTWKTMWQRDTFPRLVPAFGLLGFVRFLEGYYIILVTKRRKVAVIGHHTIYKIEDTSMIYIPNDNVRVFHPDEQRYVKMFQSIDLSSNFYFSYSYDLTHTLQSNMTPPKHIKSDIFTTDNKNLNNETEDAEDFFNMWEFKKNYQTNSNTEKHVDYGLRSNPHRRFVWNSHLLKPVEKDLYRDWVLYVIHGFIGQSNVSIFGRSMYVTIIARRSNKYAGTRFLKRGANFDGDVANEVETEQIVHDSGVSSLSKGRFSTFVQMRGSVPGHWSQDVSKMVPKPTITCDLADPYVETAGAHFNQLLKRYGSPIIILNLVKKREKKKHESTLSEELSMAVKYLNQFLPPEHHIQYISFDMARMNKRKTAPWTSQGNDIMQTLSRYYSNTFSDQEKQHTINLFLGLFIPEEGKPPIWELLTDYYLHHKPACQYYRRTKLLTQWWDTNVLKCLPYALNEVTKSCLEMIQVQNSMEEMIDVYYDYHRPYELSLLSEVYAYQISHSVRDFMPHFTTSFSPFAVRVRPGRRREETGNKNLNMKNPSMTGQSSTSSTTSSASSSDDSSSDDDESHQHINDCHLTTSKESSEFTSFETLFPSMKEVYGTQPEYPKRNDVILYKKFVLIGRNATYPSDYMKLRSKLIQQASFPETTTAVVTLPVVKKSSINIYEEYVERAKTGGSIPNANDINLYETYTKQHRLLKKSICSY
- the LOC114876073 gene encoding polyphosphoinositide phosphatase isoform X1, giving the protein MDENIVPTVVFHPIISSIQKIALYETKSKFYLMGSNNTLTRFRVLKIDRMEPKELVVVDDKREYTQDEIKDLVNMIDMGNRTRAGQRNNVGGVARIVSAFGIVGNTYKEPTSDSGVSEASEHQKYQKPLHKPTQTKFTWKTMWQRDTFPRLVPAFGLLGFVRFLEGYYIILVTKRRKVAVIGHHTIYKIEDTSMIYIPNDNVRVFHPDEQRYVKMFQSIDLSSNFYFSYSYDLTHTLQSNMTPPKHIKSDIFTTDNKNLNNETEDAEDFFNMWEFKKNYQTNSNTEKHVDYGLRSNPHRRFVWNSHLLKPVEKDLYRDWVLYVIHGFIGQSNVSIFGRSMYVTIIARRSNKYAGTRFLKRGANFDGDVANEVETEQIVHDSGVSSLSKGRFSTFVQMRGSVPGHWSQDVSKMVPKPTITCDLADPYVETAGAHFNQLLKRYGSPIIILNLVKKREKKKHESTLSEELSMAVKYLNQFLPPEHHIQYISFDMARMNKRKKVNVMARLGNIAYNAVLKTSIFQSQNPYYSQRNLFLSQSNYIKKPHRTNLNSILSNSACNIQSSRNVINENLSDKYNIGSKLSTENKYNELNCIENKVRQCFGKRGTLQTGIIRTNCVDCLDRTNTAQFAIGKCALGFQLCALGVLESPKLEFDSDCVRMLEELYEDHGDTLALQYGGSQLVHRIKTYRKTAPWTSQGNDIMQTLSRYYSNTFSDQEKQHTINLFLGLFIPEEGKPPIWELLTDYYLHHKPACQYYRRTKLLTQWWDTNVLKCLPYALNEVTKSCLEMIQVQNSMEEMIDVYYDYHRPYELSLLSEVYAYQISHSVRDFMPHFTTSFSPFAVRVRPGRRREETGNKNLNMKNPSMTGQSSTSSTTSSASSSDDSSSDDDESHQHINDCHLTTSKESSEFTSFETLFPSMKEVYGTQPEYPKRNDVILYKKFVLIGRNATYPSDYMKLRSKLIQQASFPETTTAVVTLPVVKKSSINIYEEYVERAKTGGSIPNANDINLYETYTKQHRLLKKSICSY
- the LOC114876073 gene encoding polyphosphoinositide phosphatase isoform X4, with the translated sequence MIYIPNDNVRVFHPDEQRYVKMFQSIDLSSNFYFSYSYDLTHTLQSNMTPPKHIKSDIFTTDNKNLNNETEDAEDFFNMWEFKKNYQTNSNTEKHVDYGLRSNPHRRFVWNSHLLKPVEKDLYRDWVLYVIHGFIGQSNVSIFGRSMYVTIIARRSNKYAGTRFLKRGANFDGDVANEVETEQIVHDSGVSSLSKGRFSTFVQMRGSVPGHWSQDVSKMVPKPTITCDLADPYVETAGAHFNQLLKRYGSPIIILNLVKKREKKKHESTLSEELSMAVKYLNQFLPPEHHIQYISFDMARMNKRKKVNVMARLGNIAYNAVLKTSIFQSQNPYYSQRNLFLSQSNYIKKPHRTNLNSILSNSACNIQSSRNVINENLSDKYNIGSKLSTENKYNELNCIENKVRQCFGKRGTLQTGIIRTNCVDCLDRTNTAQFAIGKCALGFQLCALGVLESPKLEFDSDCVRMLEELYEDHGDTLALQYGGSQLVHRIKTYRKTAPWTSQGNDIMQTLSRYYSNTFSDQEKQHTINLFLGLFIPEEGKPPIWELLTDYYLHHKPACQYYRRTKLLTQWWDTNVLKCLPYALNEVTKSCLEMIQVQNSMEEMIDVYYDYHRPYELSLLSEVYAYQISHSVRDFMPHFTTSFSPFAVRVRPGRRREETGNKNLNMKNPSMTGQSSTSSTTSSASSSDDSSSDDDESHQHINDCHLTTSKESSEFTSFETLFPSMKEVYGTQPEYPKRNDVILYKKFVLIGRNATYPSDYMKLRSKLIQQASFPETTTAVVTLPVVKKSSINIYEEYVERAKTGGSIPNANDINLYETYTKQHRLLKKSICSY
- the LOC114876081 gene encoding 5'-AMP-activated protein kinase subunit beta-1, with the protein product MGNAGSNQPVGHHHSSSTSREHRHIKEHPPPSPGKEGQAFVFDKKPSQKLVFQSSHEEEEPYFAKTAAQHDGEDFGSQRPRSNTVSEGTKVADSKVLPTVFKWEGGGKQVYISGTFTGWKTLPMVKSHGDFVTIIDLPEGEHQYKFFVDGEWRHDPDIKIVDNGMGSKNNLVSVRKSDFEVFQALAKDSEGVISSAQTEYGQEIPPHKPWEKVAGPPILPPHLLQVILNKDTPLSCEPTLLPEPNHVMLNHLYALSIKDSVMVLSATHRYRKKYVTTLLYKPI
- the LOC114876080 gene encoding pancreatic triacylglycerol lipase-like isoform X2; this encodes MPDGNDQPQVAVLKETEEDIRGIFDESQISYILYTRSGPENGTQLHTNDTMGLSKSDFNPSRKTKLITHGWKSSAMSTGLLNMKEEYLKYNDYNVILVDWQPLAASTFYLGPMRNTERVGKTAAEFIDFLVVETGVKTKDIHFLGHSLGAHVAGNAGSSITSGKLGRITGLDPALPGFHLLTSDKTRLDSTDAAFVDIIHSCGGVLGFLQPLGSVDFYPNAGTAVQPGCCCLPEVIESCSHGRAYVYFSESIGSKVGFTAHKCDTWDQFMQGSCDQTKTVLMGEHVRQTATGTYFLRTRSEPPYAKLTEITNNMV
- the LOC114876080 gene encoding pancreatic triacylglycerol lipase-like isoform X1; this encodes MSVINSLEICTVLFIVLCNYCQAWNSGLQERYDGYGEDWIFMPDGNDQPQVAVLKETEEDIRGIFDESQISYILYTRSGPENGTQLHTNDTMGLSKSDFNPSRKTKLITHGWKSSAMSTGLLNMKEEYLKYNDYNVILVDWQPLAASTFYLGPMRNTERVGKTAAEFIDFLVVETGVKTKDIHFLGHSLGAHVAGNAGSSITSGKLGRITGLDPALPGFHLLTSDKTRLDSTDAAFVDIIHSCGGVLGFLQPLGSVDFYPNAGTAVQPGCCCLPEVIESCSHGRAYVYFSESIGSKVGFTAHKCDTWDQFMQGSCDQTKTVLMGEHVRQTATGTYFLRTRSEPPYAKLTEITNNMV